The proteins below come from a single Streptomyces spongiicola genomic window:
- the narH gene encoding nitrate reductase subunit beta: protein MRVMAQVAMVMNLDKCIGCHTCSVTCKQTWTNRTGVEYAWFNNVETKPGVGYPRRYEDQERWKGGWMLDKRGRLVLRSGGRVKRLLSLFSNPDLPSIEDYYEPVTYDYDNLVGAPAGRDIPVARPRSVLTGKPTAITWGANWEDGLGGAPEHAGGDPNLTGEWARKVRFEFEQTFLFHLPRLCEHCLNPACVSACPSGAMYKRVEDGIVLVDQDRCRGWRMCVTACPYKKVYVNHATGKAEKCTFCFPRVEAGQPTVCSETCVGRLRYLGLLLYDADRVGAAAATPDEKDLLDAQRGVFLDPRDPEVLAAARESGIPEDWLDAARRSPVHDLVSRYRVALPLHPEYRTLPMVWYVPPLSPVLDAVDAAGGDQDDPDHVFAAVTRLRIPLEYLAELFTAGDTDVVAGVLMKLTALRSYMRERTLGEPGDEAVLKAVGLTAREAEDLHRLLAVAKYADRYVVPAAHKEDAAALTALEGRCPVGASGEAEPRQVMLGIPTLRRDTTAGGRP, encoded by the coding sequence ATGCGCGTCATGGCCCAGGTCGCGATGGTGATGAACCTCGACAAGTGCATCGGCTGCCATACCTGCTCGGTCACCTGCAAGCAGACGTGGACCAACCGCACCGGTGTCGAGTACGCCTGGTTCAACAACGTCGAGACCAAACCCGGCGTCGGCTACCCGCGCCGCTACGAGGACCAGGAGCGGTGGAAGGGCGGCTGGATGCTCGACAAACGCGGGCGCCTCGTCCTGCGCTCGGGTGGCCGGGTCAAGCGCCTGCTGTCCCTGTTCTCCAACCCCGACCTGCCGTCCATCGAGGACTACTACGAGCCGGTCACCTACGACTACGACAACCTCGTGGGCGCCCCCGCCGGCAGGGACATCCCCGTCGCGCGTCCCCGCTCCGTCCTCACCGGCAAACCCACCGCCATCACCTGGGGCGCCAACTGGGAGGACGGCCTCGGCGGCGCACCCGAGCACGCCGGAGGCGACCCCAACCTCACCGGAGAGTGGGCCCGGAAGGTCAGGTTCGAGTTCGAGCAGACCTTCCTCTTCCACCTGCCCCGCCTGTGCGAGCACTGCCTCAACCCCGCCTGCGTCTCTGCCTGCCCGTCCGGTGCGATGTACAAGCGGGTCGAGGACGGCATCGTCCTGGTCGACCAGGACCGCTGCCGCGGCTGGCGCATGTGCGTCACCGCGTGCCCGTACAAGAAGGTGTACGTCAACCACGCCACCGGCAAGGCCGAGAAGTGCACCTTCTGCTTCCCCCGCGTCGAGGCGGGCCAGCCCACCGTCTGCTCCGAGACCTGCGTCGGACGCCTGCGGTACCTCGGCCTGCTGCTGTACGACGCGGATCGCGTGGGCGCGGCCGCGGCCACCCCCGACGAGAAGGACCTCCTCGACGCCCAGCGCGGCGTCTTCCTGGACCCCCGCGACCCCGAAGTCCTGGCTGCGGCACGGGAGTCGGGCATACCCGAGGACTGGCTCGACGCCGCCCGCCGCTCCCCCGTGCACGACCTGGTCTCCCGCTACCGGGTGGCGCTGCCGCTCCACCCGGAGTACCGCACCCTGCCGATGGTCTGGTACGTACCGCCCCTGTCGCCCGTGCTGGACGCCGTCGACGCGGCCGGGGGCGACCAGGACGACCCCGACCACGTGTTCGCCGCCGTCACCCGGCTGCGCATCCCGCTGGAGTACCTGGCGGAGCTGTTCACCGCCGGGGACACCGATGTGGTCGCCGGTGTGCTGATGAAGCTCACCGCGCTCCGCTCGTACATGCGCGAACGCACCCTGGGTGAGCCGGGCGACGAGGCGGTACTGAAGGCCGTCGGCCTCACCGCACGCGAGGCGGAGGACCTGCACCGGCTGCTCGCCGTCGCCAAGTACGCCGACCGCTACGTCGTCCCAGCCGCCCACAAGGAGGACGCCGCCGCACTGACCGCCCTGGAGGGCCGCTGCCCCGTCGGGGCGTCCGGCGAGGCCGAGCCCCGCCAGGTCATGCTCGGCATCCCCACCCTGCGCCGCGACACCACTGCCGGAGGACGTCCGTGA
- a CDS encoding nitrate reductase subunit alpha, with translation MENDQNAGQRESRAGGGWPLAARRLLTRSEVSADGRAVFGAVDGRWEGFYRDRWAHDKVVRSTHGVNCTGSCSWMVYVKDGIITWEHQATDYPSIGADCPEYEPRGCPRGASFSWYTYSPSRVRYPYVRGALLELWREARERLGDPVSAWAEITSDPAKARAYKRARGKGGLVRADWDEVSELIAAAQVHTIKAYGPDRVAGFSPIPAMSMASFAAGARFHSLIGGTLLSFYDWYADLPIASPQVFGDQTDVPEAADWWNAGYLIMWGSNIPVTRTPDAHFLTETRYNGTKVVAVSPDYADNVKHADEWLAPHPGTDGALAMAMGHVILREFLVDREVPYFQDYLRKFTDAPFLVTLREHDRGLVPDGFLTAADLGADEKAEKAEENEENGKAEENGKGEEAEENAAFKTVLLDRTTGEPVVPGGSLGFRWGDTGQGRWNLELGDVVPELSLLERAEATVEIALPRFDEGATEGGSVLMRGVPVRRIGGRLVTTVFDLMLAQYGVRRPGLPGSWPSSYEDASEPCTPAWQETITSVPAGQAARIAREFARNAERTNGRSMIALGAGTNHWFHSDTIYRAFLALLTMTGCQGVNGGGWAHYVGQEKVRPVTGQQHLSFAFDWQRPTRHMAGTSYWYLNSDQWRYEAFGPDELASPLGKGRFDGKGFADCLAQAVRLGWTPGHPGFNRNPLDLADEAARAGRPVAEHIVDSLKSGRLRFAAEDPDDPANFPRVLTVWRANLLGSSGKGNEYLLRHLLGTDAAVRSEETPPEHRPKDVVWRKEAPEGKLDLLVCMDFRMTSTGLLADVVLPAATWYEKDDLSSTDMHPFVHAFTPAIAPPWQARTDYDAFLTIADRFSELAAEHLGTRTDVLAVPLLHDTPDELAQPGGVVRDWKAGECEPVPGRTMPKLAVVERDYAVIGQKMRAVGPLLDTLGTTTKGVTVHPDQEIDDLRRRNGTVRDGVAAGRPSLATASHMCEAILALSGTTNGRLATEGFRELQRRTGSRGLVELASEREAERITFADTRTQPRSVMTSYEWSGSETGGRRYSPFVINTEHRKPWHTLTGRQHFFVQHDWMAELGEQLPVYRPPLNTSRHFGDEHLGDPGRAEVTVRYLTPHSKWSIHSNYQDNKYMLDLSRGGPTIWMSTADAGRIGVKDNEWIEAYNRNGVVAARAVVTHRMPEGTVYMYHAQDRNVNVPRTEVSGRRGGIHNSLTRLLLKPTHLAGGYAQFTYAFNYYGPTGNQRDEVTVIRRRSQDVEY, from the coding sequence ATGGAGAACGATCAGAACGCAGGGCAGCGGGAGTCGCGCGCCGGTGGCGGCTGGCCGCTGGCGGCCCGCAGGCTGCTCACGCGCAGCGAGGTGTCGGCCGACGGACGCGCCGTGTTCGGCGCGGTCGACGGCAGGTGGGAGGGTTTCTACCGGGACCGCTGGGCGCACGACAAGGTGGTGCGCTCCACCCACGGCGTCAACTGCACCGGGTCCTGCTCATGGATGGTGTACGTCAAGGACGGCATCATCACCTGGGAACACCAGGCCACCGACTACCCGTCGATCGGCGCGGACTGCCCCGAGTACGAACCGCGCGGCTGCCCCCGTGGCGCCTCGTTCTCCTGGTACACCTACTCGCCGAGCCGGGTCCGCTACCCCTATGTGCGCGGCGCGCTGCTGGAGCTGTGGCGCGAGGCCCGCGAGCGGCTCGGCGACCCGGTGTCCGCGTGGGCCGAGATCACCTCCGACCCGGCGAAGGCCCGCGCCTACAAGCGGGCGCGCGGCAAGGGCGGTCTGGTGCGCGCGGACTGGGACGAGGTCAGCGAGCTGATCGCCGCCGCCCAGGTGCACACCATCAAGGCGTACGGCCCTGATCGTGTCGCCGGCTTCTCCCCGATTCCGGCGATGTCGATGGCGTCCTTCGCGGCCGGTGCCCGCTTCCACTCGCTGATCGGCGGCACCCTGCTGTCGTTCTACGACTGGTACGCCGACCTGCCGATCGCCTCGCCGCAGGTCTTCGGCGACCAGACCGACGTCCCGGAAGCCGCCGACTGGTGGAACGCCGGCTATCTGATCATGTGGGGCTCCAACATCCCCGTCACCCGCACGCCGGACGCGCACTTCCTGACCGAGACCCGCTACAACGGCACCAAGGTCGTCGCGGTCAGCCCCGACTACGCCGACAACGTCAAGCACGCCGACGAGTGGCTGGCACCGCACCCGGGCACGGATGGCGCGCTGGCCATGGCGATGGGACACGTGATTCTGCGCGAGTTCCTGGTCGACCGCGAAGTGCCGTACTTCCAGGACTACCTGCGCAAGTTCACCGACGCCCCGTTCCTGGTCACCCTGCGCGAGCACGACCGCGGTCTCGTCCCCGACGGGTTCCTGACCGCAGCCGACCTCGGCGCCGACGAGAAGGCCGAGAAGGCCGAAGAGAACGAGGAGAACGGGAAGGCCGAGGAGAACGGGAAGGGCGAGGAGGCCGAGGAGAACGCTGCGTTCAAGACCGTCCTTCTGGACCGGACCACCGGCGAGCCGGTGGTCCCCGGCGGCTCGCTCGGCTTCCGGTGGGGGGATACCGGGCAAGGCCGCTGGAACCTTGAACTGGGCGATGTCGTACCCGAGTTGAGCCTGCTGGAGCGGGCGGAGGCCACCGTCGAGATCGCGCTGCCCCGGTTCGACGAGGGCGCCACGGAGGGCGGCTCGGTCCTGATGCGCGGCGTGCCCGTGCGCCGGATCGGCGGACGGCTCGTCACCACCGTCTTCGACCTCATGCTCGCGCAGTACGGGGTACGGCGGCCCGGTCTTCCCGGCAGCTGGCCTTCGTCGTACGAGGACGCGTCCGAGCCGTGCACGCCGGCCTGGCAGGAGACGATCACCTCCGTGCCTGCCGGGCAGGCGGCCCGTATCGCGCGGGAGTTCGCCCGCAACGCCGAGCGCACCAACGGCCGGTCGATGATCGCGCTGGGCGCCGGTACGAATCACTGGTTCCACTCCGACACCATCTACCGCGCGTTCCTGGCACTGCTGACGATGACCGGCTGCCAGGGCGTCAACGGGGGCGGCTGGGCGCACTACGTCGGGCAGGAGAAGGTCCGCCCGGTCACCGGACAGCAGCACCTGTCGTTCGCCTTCGACTGGCAGCGGCCCACCCGGCACATGGCGGGAACCTCGTACTGGTATCTGAACTCCGACCAGTGGCGCTACGAGGCGTTCGGGCCCGATGAGCTGGCTTCACCGCTCGGCAAGGGGCGGTTCGACGGCAAGGGGTTCGCCGACTGCCTGGCGCAGGCCGTACGGCTGGGCTGGACGCCCGGCCATCCCGGCTTCAACCGCAACCCGCTCGATCTGGCGGACGAGGCGGCGCGTGCGGGCCGGCCGGTGGCCGAGCACATCGTCGACTCGCTCAAGTCGGGGCGGCTGCGGTTCGCCGCCGAGGACCCCGACGACCCGGCCAACTTCCCGCGTGTACTGACCGTGTGGCGGGCGAACCTGCTGGGCTCCTCCGGCAAGGGAAACGAGTACCTCCTGCGCCATCTGCTGGGCACCGACGCGGCGGTCCGCTCCGAGGAGACCCCGCCCGAGCACCGGCCGAAGGACGTGGTGTGGCGGAAGGAGGCTCCCGAGGGCAAACTGGACCTGCTGGTCTGCATGGACTTCCGGATGACCTCCACCGGCCTGCTGGCCGACGTCGTGCTTCCGGCCGCGACCTGGTACGAGAAGGACGACCTGTCCAGCACGGACATGCACCCCTTCGTACACGCCTTCACCCCGGCCATCGCCCCGCCCTGGCAGGCCCGCACCGACTACGACGCCTTCCTGACCATCGCCGACCGGTTCAGCGAGCTGGCCGCCGAGCACCTCGGCACCCGCACCGACGTCCTCGCGGTGCCGCTTCTGCACGACACCCCGGACGAACTCGCCCAGCCCGGCGGGGTCGTACGGGACTGGAAGGCGGGCGAGTGCGAACCGGTCCCCGGACGCACCATGCCGAAGCTGGCCGTGGTCGAACGGGACTACGCCGTGATCGGGCAGAAGATGCGGGCCGTCGGTCCGCTGCTGGACACGCTGGGCACCACCACCAAGGGCGTCACCGTCCACCCGGACCAGGAGATCGACGACCTCCGTCGCCGCAACGGCACCGTCCGGGACGGTGTGGCCGCCGGGCGGCCCTCGCTCGCCACCGCGTCCCACATGTGCGAGGCGATCCTCGCGCTGTCCGGCACCACCAACGGGCGTCTGGCCACCGAGGGCTTCCGGGAGCTCCAGCGGAGGACCGGCAGCCGGGGGCTGGTCGAGCTGGCCTCCGAGCGCGAGGCCGAGCGGATCACGTTCGCCGACACCCGCACCCAGCCCCGCTCCGTGATGACGTCGTACGAGTGGTCGGGCTCGGAGACCGGCGGACGGCGCTACTCCCCGTTCGTGATCAACACCGAGCACAGGAAGCCGTGGCACACCCTGACCGGCCGCCAGCACTTCTTCGTCCAGCACGACTGGATGGCCGAACTCGGTGAACAACTGCCCGTCTACCGGCCCCCGTTGAACACGTCCCGGCACTTCGGTGACGAGCACCTGGGCGACCCCGGCCGGGCCGAGGTCACCGTCCGCTATCTGACCCCGCACTCGAAGTGGTCCATCCACTCCAACTACCAGGACAACAAGTACATGCTCGACCTGTCCCGCGGCGGACCCACGATCTGGATGTCCACCGCCGACGCCGGGAGGATCGGCGTCAAGGACAACGAGTGGATCGAGGCCTACAACCGCAACGGCGTCGTCGCCGCCCGTGCCGTGGTCACGCACCGCATGCCCGAGGGCACGGTGTACATGTACCACGCCCAGGACCGCAACGTGAACGTCCCCAGGACCGAGGTCAGCGGCAGGCGCGGCGGCATCCACAACTCCCTGACGAGGCTGCTGCTCAAGCCCACCCATCTCGCGGGCGGCTACGCCCAGTTCACCTACGCCTTCAACTACTACGGCCCGACCGGCAACCAGCGCGACGAGGTCACCGTCATCCGCCGCCGCAGCCAGGATGTGGAGTACTGA
- a CDS encoding pirin family protein, whose product MSNLDRQAALSVCGGRGFVVADPVRELLNPRRVRLGESTEVRRLLPNLGRRMVGAWCFVDHYGPDDIAGEPGMQVPPHPHMGLQTVSWLHQGEVLHRDSTGSLRTIRPGELGLMTSGRAISHSEESPKSRARFLHGAQLWVALPDAHRHAEPHFQHHAELPRVTASGLTATVILGEFAGARSPGSVYTPIVGADLALTRGTGTAVPLEPDFEYAVLSMSGETRVDGVPVLPGSMLYLGCGRGELPLRAESDAALMLLGGEPFEEELIMWWNFIGRSHEEIAQAREDWMSSARFGRVEGYDGGRLPAPELPPVTLKPR is encoded by the coding sequence ATGAGCAATCTCGACCGTCAGGCTGCGCTCTCCGTGTGCGGCGGCAGGGGATTCGTGGTGGCCGATCCGGTCCGCGAACTCCTCAACCCCCGTCGCGTCCGGCTCGGCGAGTCCACCGAGGTCCGCCGGCTGCTCCCCAACCTCGGTCGCCGGATGGTCGGTGCCTGGTGCTTCGTCGACCACTACGGTCCCGACGACATCGCCGGCGAGCCCGGGATGCAGGTCCCGCCGCATCCCCATATGGGCCTGCAGACCGTGAGCTGGCTGCACCAGGGGGAGGTGCTGCACCGGGACAGCACCGGCAGCCTCCGGACGATCCGGCCGGGGGAACTCGGGCTGATGACCTCGGGGAGGGCGATCAGCCACTCCGAGGAGAGCCCGAAGAGCCGCGCCCGCTTTCTGCACGGCGCCCAGCTGTGGGTCGCCCTGCCCGACGCCCACCGCCATGCGGAACCCCACTTCCAGCACCACGCGGAGCTCCCGCGTGTCACCGCCTCCGGTCTGACCGCCACCGTCATCCTCGGCGAGTTCGCCGGCGCCCGCTCGCCCGGCTCGGTGTACACGCCGATCGTCGGCGCGGACCTCGCCCTGACCCGCGGCACCGGCACCGCCGTCCCGCTCGAACCGGACTTCGAGTACGCCGTGCTCTCCATGTCCGGCGAGACGCGCGTCGACGGCGTTCCCGTGCTTCCCGGCTCGATGCTCTACCTCGGCTGCGGCCGCGGCGAACTGCCCCTCCGCGCGGAGTCGGACGCCGCACTGATGCTCCTCGGCGGCGAGCCGTTCGAGGAGGAGCTGATCATGTGGTGGAACTTCATCGGACGGTCCCACGAGGAAATCGCACAGGCCAGGGAGGACTGGATGAGCAGCGCCCGGTTCGGCCGGGTAGAGGGCTACGACGGAGGCCGACTGCCCGCTCCCGAACTCCCGCCGGTGACGCTGAAACCGCGGTAG
- the narJ gene encoding nitrate reductase molybdenum cofactor assembly chaperone: protein MNPPPAPGTEHPEGPPSIPALIRTRVRAAVRRPARLTPAEKADRALTLRLVSLLLQYPDSELTSARAELAATVGAMPATPAAERLARFTDWFTSQQPEALERHYVETFDLRRRSSLYLTYYLHGDTRRRGMALLTLNQRYRAAGWDTDGGELPDHLPVVLEFAALAGPGGGEAPLRRHRRGVELIHRALSDAGSPYRHVLAALLTLLPPPSEADRAAVEQLVAEGPPNEEVGLDPYGTYGEGEFAPPHTFVPPMQAPPTRLPPAPTTRTEGLR from the coding sequence GTGAACCCGCCGCCCGCCCCCGGTACCGAACACCCGGAAGGACCCCCGTCGATTCCCGCCCTCATCCGCACCCGCGTCCGGGCAGCCGTACGCCGCCCGGCCCGGCTCACCCCCGCGGAGAAGGCGGACCGAGCGCTGACACTGCGGCTCGTCTCGCTGCTCCTCCAGTATCCGGACTCCGAACTGACTTCGGCACGAGCCGAGTTGGCCGCCACCGTGGGGGCCATGCCCGCCACGCCCGCGGCGGAGCGACTGGCCCGGTTCACCGACTGGTTCACCTCCCAGCAGCCCGAGGCACTCGAACGGCACTACGTCGAGACGTTCGACCTGCGCCGCAGGAGCAGCCTCTACCTCACCTACTACCTGCACGGCGACACCCGCCGCCGGGGCATGGCCCTGCTCACCCTGAACCAGCGCTACCGGGCCGCCGGCTGGGACACCGACGGCGGTGAACTGCCCGACCATCTGCCGGTCGTGCTGGAGTTCGCCGCCCTGGCGGGCCCGGGAGGCGGCGAGGCGCCGCTGCGCCGGCACCGGCGCGGTGTCGAACTGATCCACCGGGCGCTGTCCGATGCCGGCTCGCCGTACCGGCACGTCCTCGCCGCGCTGCTCACCCTGCTGCCGCCGCCCAGTGAGGCGGACCGCGCGGCGGTGGAGCAGCTCGTCGCCGAGGGGCCGCCGAACGAGGAGGTGGGCCTCGACCCCTACGGAACGTACGGGGAAGGGGAGTTCGCTCCTCCGCACACCTTCGTGCCGCCCATGCAGGCCCCGCCGACCCGACTGCCACCGGCTCCCACCACCCGAACGGAAGGCCTCCGATGA
- the narI gene encoding respiratory nitrate reductase subunit gamma gives MSAVHTPLAVSSTSGTDLLLWVAVPYACLAVFAVGHVWRYRQDQFGWTSRTTQLLEHRWLRWGSPLFHIGAFMVIAGHVAGLAVPDSWTESAGISEHAYHTTAVWAGSVAGVAMVAGLGMLCARRLLTRRIRLGTDRSDKVLFPLLSAAVLLGITATAAHNVFGAGYDYRSTVSVWFRSLFALQPRPEAIAEAPLLFQLHALTAFLLFAAWPFTRLVHVWSAPIGYLARPYLVYRRRATPAAGRTRSASGSGSGRAA, from the coding sequence ATGAGCGCCGTGCACACCCCCCTGGCGGTCTCGTCCACGAGCGGCACGGACCTTCTCCTGTGGGTAGCCGTCCCCTACGCCTGTCTCGCCGTGTTCGCCGTGGGGCACGTCTGGCGCTACCGGCAGGACCAGTTCGGCTGGACCTCCCGCACCACCCAGCTGCTGGAACACCGCTGGCTGCGCTGGGGCAGCCCCCTGTTCCACATCGGCGCCTTCATGGTGATCGCCGGACACGTCGCCGGTCTTGCCGTCCCCGACTCGTGGACCGAGTCGGCGGGAATCTCCGAGCACGCCTACCACACGACGGCCGTCTGGGCGGGCTCCGTGGCCGGCGTCGCCATGGTCGCCGGGCTGGGCATGCTGTGCGCCCGGCGGCTGCTGACCCGCCGGATCCGCCTCGGCACCGACCGCAGCGACAAGGTCCTCTTCCCCCTGCTGTCCGCCGCCGTCCTGCTCGGCATCACCGCCACCGCCGCACACAACGTCTTCGGCGCCGGTTACGACTACCGCTCCACCGTCTCCGTCTGGTTCCGCAGCCTGTTCGCCCTCCAGCCGCGGCCCGAGGCCATCGCCGAAGCACCGCTCCTCTTCCAACTGCACGCCCTCACCGCATTCCTGCTCTTCGCCGCCTGGCCCTTCACCCGGCTGGTCCACGTGTGGAGCGCCCCGATCGGATATCTCGCCCGGCCGTACCTGGTCTACCGGCGACGTGCCACCCCGGCAGCCGGACGGACCCGGTCGGCCTCCGGCTCCGGCTCCGGACGAGCCGCCTGA